One Alnus glutinosa chromosome 3, dhAlnGlut1.1, whole genome shotgun sequence genomic region harbors:
- the LOC133864698 gene encoding peptidyl-prolyl cis-trans isomerase FKBP43-like isoform X1, which yields MAFWGIEVKPGKPYTHKSDDSNGRLHISMATLALGTATAKSVLQCNVGNRSPVYLCALYPVSSESLQLNLEFEEADDVVFSVIGPRSVFLTGYYLRGAGQELEPCGEDIVDTETERSEDSDEDEYEDSFINDDDLEVYPPSPVSDGGEILDNEKPKNRKDSRIRLRKKYQICESDDEGCSQQKDTVKGSSSELALQSEDDDSVPISYLYKSKTTANKTTEEVEGNTNKETCETSNKKTEDGNYVIEPTRTADNVVSGQPKITIEKTTEEIEGKTDKGTGETSDQKAEDDGNYAIQPKRKAHDVFIDGQSKTTMKERTEEVDGRADKGTGETSYKRTEELELSDTVMLPSTEVGCEDGERPKKKRKEREKEERTCEAESKHYNFVKEDKAQQNESNAENRVQDFPLRDKAANDNREAELLDKFFLPSTKVGSEDGEKPKKKRKERLKEGKAFGKDSNIVKEDKVQQDEVKANNMILGSLREVELPENPLLPSTKIGSEVGEKLKKKSKQQARDVKISKTDSKHNNGVREDRAQQNEAKANDIVQGLPMTDEQNQNLANDKSFDSNVREFDDENHSKEKNIKKKKKSRTQENVEAVNKNISLLSVDKIENKEVNDKSSQVQTLSNGLMIEVLEMGKPDGKVAAFGKKISINYNGKLKENGESFDSNVGAAPYKFRLGVGKVIEGWDIGLDGMRVGEKRRLIIPPSMGFGSEGCGENVPPDSWLEYDVELVKVH from the exons ATGGCTTTCTGGG GAATCGAAGTAAAACCCGGGAAGCCCTACACTCACAAATCTGACGACTCGAATGGGCGGTTACACATATCGATG GCAACACTGGCGCTTGGTACGGCCACAGCGAAAAGTGTACTTCAATGTAATGTGGGAAACAGGAGTCCTGTTTATCTTTGCGCTTTGTATCCTGTGAGTTCTGAGTCGTTGCAACTAAATTTGGAATTTGAGGAGGCAGATGACGTTGTTTTCTCTGTTATTGGTCCTCGAAGCGTTTTCCTCACTGGTTACTATCTGCGCGGTGCTGGGCAAGAGTT AGAACCTTGTGGGGAAGATATTGTTGACACGGAAACAGAGAGGTCTGAGGATAGTGATGAAGACGAGTATGAAGATAGTTTTATCAACGATGATGATCTGGAAGTGTACCCACCTTCTCCCGTTTCTGATGGTGGAG AGATATTGGATAATGAGAAACCCAAGAATAGGAAGGATAGTCGTATACGGCTTAGGAAGAAGTACCAAATCTGTGAGTCTGACGATGAGGGATGTTCTCAACAAAAAGATACAGTGAAAGGTAGCAGCAGTGAGCTAGCATTGCAAAGTGAAGATGATGACAGCGTCCCAATTTCATATCTCTACAAGAGTAAAACCACCGCAAATAAAACAACAGAGGAAGTTGAAGGAAACACTAACAAGGAAACATGTGAAACCAGTAATAAGAAGACAGAAGATGGAAATTATGTTATTGAACCAACAAGAACAGCTGACAATGTTGTTTCAGGTCAGCCGAAAATTACCATAGAAAAAACAACAGAGGAAATAGAAGGAAAGACTGACAAGGGAACAGGTGAAACGAGTGACCAGAAGGCAGAAGATGATGGAAATTATGCTAttcaaccaaaaagaaaagcccATGATGTTTTTATAGATGGTCAGTCTAAAACCACCATGAAGGAAAGAACAGAGGAAGTCGATGGCAGAGCTGACAAGGGAACAGGTGAAACGAGTTACAAGAGGACAGAAGAACTTGAACTGTcagatactgttatgctgcctTCCACTGAAGTGGGCTGTGAAGATGGTGAAAGGCctaagaagaaaaggaaagaacggGAAAAGGAGGAGAGGACATGTGAAGCTGAAAGTAAGCATTACAATTTTGTTAAGGAGGATAAAGCCCAGCAAAATGAGTCAAATGCTGAGAACAGGGTCCAAGATTTTCCTTTAAGAGATAAGGCAGCCAATGATAA CAGGGAAGCTGAATTGCTGGATAAATTTTTTCTGCCTTCCACTAAAGTGGGGTCTGAAGATGGTgaaaaaccaaagaagaaaaggaaagaacgtCTCAAGGAGGGGAAAGCATTTGGTAAGGACAGCAATATTGTTAAAGAGGATAAAGTGCAGCAAGATGAGGTCAAGGCTAACAATATGATCCTAGGATCTCT CAGGGAAGTTGAACTGCCTGAAAATCCTTTGCTGCCTTCCACCAAAATAGGCTCTGAAGTTggtgaaaaacttaaaaagaagagTAAACAACAGGCAAGGGATGTAAAAATTTCTAAAACTGACAGTAAGCATAACAACGGTGTCAGGGAAGACAGAGCTCAGCAAAATGAAGCAAAGGCTAATGACATTGTCCAGGGTCTGCCAATGACAGACGAACAAAATCAGAATTTAGCCAATGACAA GAGTTTTGACAGCAATGTTCGTGAATTTGATGATGAAAATCATTCCAAGGAGAAGaatattaagaagaagaaaaagagtagAACCCAGGAGAATGTGGAAGCTGTGAACAAGAATATATCCCTTCTGTCAGTAGACAAGATTGAGAACAAGGAAGTTAATGACAAGTCGTCTCAAGTTCAGACCTTGTCTAATGGATTAATGATTGAGGTGCTAGAAATGGGTAAACCAGACGGCAAAGTTGCTGCTTTTGGGAAAAAG ATCAGCATCAATTACAATGGCAAGTTGAAAGAGAATGGAGAATCATTTGACTCAAATGTTGGTGCTGCTCCCTACAAGTTTCGCCTAG GTGTGGGAAAAGTGATCGAGGGTTGGGATATCGGTCTCGATG GGATGCGAGTAGGTGAAAAGAGAAGACTTATCATCCCACCATCAATGGG TTTTGGGAGTGAAGGATGTGGTGAAAACGTACCACCAGACTCATGGCTGGAATATGACGTGGAATTAGTTAAAGTCCATTGA
- the LOC133864698 gene encoding peptidyl-prolyl cis-trans isomerase FKBP43-like isoform X3 — MAFWGIEVKPGKPYTHKSDDSNGRLHISMATLALGTATAKSVLQCNVGNRSPVYLCALYPVSSESLQLNLEFEEADDVVFSVIGPRSVFLTGYYLRGAGQELEPCGEDIVDTETERSEDSDEDEYEDSFINDDDLEVYPPSPVSDGGEILDNEKPKNRKDSRIRLRKKYQICESDDEGCSQQKDTVKGSSSELALQSEDDDSVPISYLYKSKTTANKTTEEVEGNTNKETCETSNKKTEDGNYVIEPTRTADNVVSGQPKITIEKTTEEIEGKTDKGTGETSDQKAEDDGNYAIQPKRKAHDVFIDGQSKTTMKERTEEVDGRADKGTGETSYKRTEELELSDTVMLPSTEVGCEDGERPKKKRKEREKEERTCEAESKHYNFVKEDKAQQNESNAENRVQDFPLRDKAANDNREAELLDKFFLPSTKVGSEDGEKPKKKRKERLKEGKAFGKDSNIVKEDKVQQDEVKANNMILGSLEVELPENPLLPSTKIGSEVGEKLKKKSKQQARDVKISKTDSKHNNGVREDRAQQNEAKANDIVQGLPMTDEQNQNLANDKSFDSNVREFDDENHSKEKNIKKKKKSRTQENVEAVNKNISLLSVDKIENKEVNDKSSQVQTLSNGLMIEVLEMGKPDGKVAAFGKKISINYNGKLKENGESFDSNVGAAPYKFRLGVGKVIEGWDIGLDGMRVGEKRRLIIPPSMGFGSEGCGENVPPDSWLEYDVELVKVH; from the exons ATGGCTTTCTGGG GAATCGAAGTAAAACCCGGGAAGCCCTACACTCACAAATCTGACGACTCGAATGGGCGGTTACACATATCGATG GCAACACTGGCGCTTGGTACGGCCACAGCGAAAAGTGTACTTCAATGTAATGTGGGAAACAGGAGTCCTGTTTATCTTTGCGCTTTGTATCCTGTGAGTTCTGAGTCGTTGCAACTAAATTTGGAATTTGAGGAGGCAGATGACGTTGTTTTCTCTGTTATTGGTCCTCGAAGCGTTTTCCTCACTGGTTACTATCTGCGCGGTGCTGGGCAAGAGTT AGAACCTTGTGGGGAAGATATTGTTGACACGGAAACAGAGAGGTCTGAGGATAGTGATGAAGACGAGTATGAAGATAGTTTTATCAACGATGATGATCTGGAAGTGTACCCACCTTCTCCCGTTTCTGATGGTGGAG AGATATTGGATAATGAGAAACCCAAGAATAGGAAGGATAGTCGTATACGGCTTAGGAAGAAGTACCAAATCTGTGAGTCTGACGATGAGGGATGTTCTCAACAAAAAGATACAGTGAAAGGTAGCAGCAGTGAGCTAGCATTGCAAAGTGAAGATGATGACAGCGTCCCAATTTCATATCTCTACAAGAGTAAAACCACCGCAAATAAAACAACAGAGGAAGTTGAAGGAAACACTAACAAGGAAACATGTGAAACCAGTAATAAGAAGACAGAAGATGGAAATTATGTTATTGAACCAACAAGAACAGCTGACAATGTTGTTTCAGGTCAGCCGAAAATTACCATAGAAAAAACAACAGAGGAAATAGAAGGAAAGACTGACAAGGGAACAGGTGAAACGAGTGACCAGAAGGCAGAAGATGATGGAAATTATGCTAttcaaccaaaaagaaaagcccATGATGTTTTTATAGATGGTCAGTCTAAAACCACCATGAAGGAAAGAACAGAGGAAGTCGATGGCAGAGCTGACAAGGGAACAGGTGAAACGAGTTACAAGAGGACAGAAGAACTTGAACTGTcagatactgttatgctgcctTCCACTGAAGTGGGCTGTGAAGATGGTGAAAGGCctaagaagaaaaggaaagaacggGAAAAGGAGGAGAGGACATGTGAAGCTGAAAGTAAGCATTACAATTTTGTTAAGGAGGATAAAGCCCAGCAAAATGAGTCAAATGCTGAGAACAGGGTCCAAGATTTTCCTTTAAGAGATAAGGCAGCCAATGATAA CAGGGAAGCTGAATTGCTGGATAAATTTTTTCTGCCTTCCACTAAAGTGGGGTCTGAAGATGGTgaaaaaccaaagaagaaaaggaaagaacgtCTCAAGGAGGGGAAAGCATTTGGTAAGGACAGCAATATTGTTAAAGAGGATAAAGTGCAGCAAGATGAGGTCAAGGCTAACAATATGATCCTAGGATCTCT GGAAGTTGAACTGCCTGAAAATCCTTTGCTGCCTTCCACCAAAATAGGCTCTGAAGTTggtgaaaaacttaaaaagaagagTAAACAACAGGCAAGGGATGTAAAAATTTCTAAAACTGACAGTAAGCATAACAACGGTGTCAGGGAAGACAGAGCTCAGCAAAATGAAGCAAAGGCTAATGACATTGTCCAGGGTCTGCCAATGACAGACGAACAAAATCAGAATTTAGCCAATGACAA GAGTTTTGACAGCAATGTTCGTGAATTTGATGATGAAAATCATTCCAAGGAGAAGaatattaagaagaagaaaaagagtagAACCCAGGAGAATGTGGAAGCTGTGAACAAGAATATATCCCTTCTGTCAGTAGACAAGATTGAGAACAAGGAAGTTAATGACAAGTCGTCTCAAGTTCAGACCTTGTCTAATGGATTAATGATTGAGGTGCTAGAAATGGGTAAACCAGACGGCAAAGTTGCTGCTTTTGGGAAAAAG ATCAGCATCAATTACAATGGCAAGTTGAAAGAGAATGGAGAATCATTTGACTCAAATGTTGGTGCTGCTCCCTACAAGTTTCGCCTAG GTGTGGGAAAAGTGATCGAGGGTTGGGATATCGGTCTCGATG GGATGCGAGTAGGTGAAAAGAGAAGACTTATCATCCCACCATCAATGGG TTTTGGGAGTGAAGGATGTGGTGAAAACGTACCACCAGACTCATGGCTGGAATATGACGTGGAATTAGTTAAAGTCCATTGA
- the LOC133864698 gene encoding peptidyl-prolyl cis-trans isomerase FKBP43-like isoform X4 has product MAFWGIEVKPGKPYTHKSDDSNGRLHISMATLALGTATAKSVLQCNVGNRSPVYLCALYPVSSESLQLNLEFEEADDVVFSVIGPRSVFLTGYYLRGAGQELEPCGEDIVDTETERSEDSDEDEYEDSFINDDDLEVYPPSPVSDGGEILDNEKPKNRKDSRIRLRKKYQICESDDEGCSQQKDTVKGSSSELALQSEDDDSVPISYLYKSKTTANKTTEEVEGNTNKETCETSNKKTEDGNYVIEPTRTADNVVSGQPKITIEKTTEEIEGKTDKGTGETSDQKAEDDGNYAIQPKRKAHDVFIDGQSKTTMKERTEEVDGRADKGTGETSYKRTEELELSDTVMLPSTEVGCEDGERPKKKRKEREKEERTCEAESKHYNFVKEDKAQQNESNAENRVQDFPLRDKAANDNREAELLDKFFLPSTKVGSEDGEKPKKKRKERLKEGKAFGKDSNIVKEDKVQQDEVKANNMILGSLSFDSNVREFDDENHSKEKNIKKKKKSRTQENVEAVNKNISLLSVDKIENKEVNDKSSQVQTLSNGLMIEVLEMGKPDGKVAAFGKKISINYNGKLKENGESFDSNVGAAPYKFRLGVGKVIEGWDIGLDGMRVGEKRRLIIPPSMGFGSEGCGENVPPDSWLEYDVELVKVH; this is encoded by the exons ATGGCTTTCTGGG GAATCGAAGTAAAACCCGGGAAGCCCTACACTCACAAATCTGACGACTCGAATGGGCGGTTACACATATCGATG GCAACACTGGCGCTTGGTACGGCCACAGCGAAAAGTGTACTTCAATGTAATGTGGGAAACAGGAGTCCTGTTTATCTTTGCGCTTTGTATCCTGTGAGTTCTGAGTCGTTGCAACTAAATTTGGAATTTGAGGAGGCAGATGACGTTGTTTTCTCTGTTATTGGTCCTCGAAGCGTTTTCCTCACTGGTTACTATCTGCGCGGTGCTGGGCAAGAGTT AGAACCTTGTGGGGAAGATATTGTTGACACGGAAACAGAGAGGTCTGAGGATAGTGATGAAGACGAGTATGAAGATAGTTTTATCAACGATGATGATCTGGAAGTGTACCCACCTTCTCCCGTTTCTGATGGTGGAG AGATATTGGATAATGAGAAACCCAAGAATAGGAAGGATAGTCGTATACGGCTTAGGAAGAAGTACCAAATCTGTGAGTCTGACGATGAGGGATGTTCTCAACAAAAAGATACAGTGAAAGGTAGCAGCAGTGAGCTAGCATTGCAAAGTGAAGATGATGACAGCGTCCCAATTTCATATCTCTACAAGAGTAAAACCACCGCAAATAAAACAACAGAGGAAGTTGAAGGAAACACTAACAAGGAAACATGTGAAACCAGTAATAAGAAGACAGAAGATGGAAATTATGTTATTGAACCAACAAGAACAGCTGACAATGTTGTTTCAGGTCAGCCGAAAATTACCATAGAAAAAACAACAGAGGAAATAGAAGGAAAGACTGACAAGGGAACAGGTGAAACGAGTGACCAGAAGGCAGAAGATGATGGAAATTATGCTAttcaaccaaaaagaaaagcccATGATGTTTTTATAGATGGTCAGTCTAAAACCACCATGAAGGAAAGAACAGAGGAAGTCGATGGCAGAGCTGACAAGGGAACAGGTGAAACGAGTTACAAGAGGACAGAAGAACTTGAACTGTcagatactgttatgctgcctTCCACTGAAGTGGGCTGTGAAGATGGTGAAAGGCctaagaagaaaaggaaagaacggGAAAAGGAGGAGAGGACATGTGAAGCTGAAAGTAAGCATTACAATTTTGTTAAGGAGGATAAAGCCCAGCAAAATGAGTCAAATGCTGAGAACAGGGTCCAAGATTTTCCTTTAAGAGATAAGGCAGCCAATGATAA CAGGGAAGCTGAATTGCTGGATAAATTTTTTCTGCCTTCCACTAAAGTGGGGTCTGAAGATGGTgaaaaaccaaagaagaaaaggaaagaacgtCTCAAGGAGGGGAAAGCATTTGGTAAGGACAGCAATATTGTTAAAGAGGATAAAGTGCAGCAAGATGAGGTCAAGGCTAACAATATGATCCTAGGATCTCT GAGTTTTGACAGCAATGTTCGTGAATTTGATGATGAAAATCATTCCAAGGAGAAGaatattaagaagaagaaaaagagtagAACCCAGGAGAATGTGGAAGCTGTGAACAAGAATATATCCCTTCTGTCAGTAGACAAGATTGAGAACAAGGAAGTTAATGACAAGTCGTCTCAAGTTCAGACCTTGTCTAATGGATTAATGATTGAGGTGCTAGAAATGGGTAAACCAGACGGCAAAGTTGCTGCTTTTGGGAAAAAG ATCAGCATCAATTACAATGGCAAGTTGAAAGAGAATGGAGAATCATTTGACTCAAATGTTGGTGCTGCTCCCTACAAGTTTCGCCTAG GTGTGGGAAAAGTGATCGAGGGTTGGGATATCGGTCTCGATG GGATGCGAGTAGGTGAAAAGAGAAGACTTATCATCCCACCATCAATGGG TTTTGGGAGTGAAGGATGTGGTGAAAACGTACCACCAGACTCATGGCTGGAATATGACGTGGAATTAGTTAAAGTCCATTGA
- the LOC133864698 gene encoding peptidyl-prolyl cis-trans isomerase FKBP43-like isoform X2 has product MAFWGIEVKPGKPYTHKSDDSNGRLHISMATLALGTATAKSVLQCNVGNRSPVYLCALYPVSSESLQLNLEFEEADDVVFSVIGPRSVFLTGYYLRGAGQELEPCGEDIVDTETERSEDSDEDEYEDSFINDDDLEVYPPSPVSDGGEILDNEKPKNRKDSRIRLRKKYQICESDDEGCSQQKDTVKGSSSELALQSEDDDSVPISYLYKSKTTANKTTEEVEGNTNKETCETSNKKTEDGNYVIEPTRTADNVVSGQPKITIEKTTEEIEGKTDKGTGETSDQKAEDDGNYAIQPKRKAHDVFIDGQSKTTMKERTEEVDGRADKGTGETSYKRTEELELSDTVMLPSTEVGCEDGERPKKKRKEREKEERTCEAESKHYNFVKEDKAQQNESNAENRVQDFPLRDKAANDKEAELLDKFFLPSTKVGSEDGEKPKKKRKERLKEGKAFGKDSNIVKEDKVQQDEVKANNMILGSLREVELPENPLLPSTKIGSEVGEKLKKKSKQQARDVKISKTDSKHNNGVREDRAQQNEAKANDIVQGLPMTDEQNQNLANDKSFDSNVREFDDENHSKEKNIKKKKKSRTQENVEAVNKNISLLSVDKIENKEVNDKSSQVQTLSNGLMIEVLEMGKPDGKVAAFGKKISINYNGKLKENGESFDSNVGAAPYKFRLGVGKVIEGWDIGLDGMRVGEKRRLIIPPSMGFGSEGCGENVPPDSWLEYDVELVKVH; this is encoded by the exons ATGGCTTTCTGGG GAATCGAAGTAAAACCCGGGAAGCCCTACACTCACAAATCTGACGACTCGAATGGGCGGTTACACATATCGATG GCAACACTGGCGCTTGGTACGGCCACAGCGAAAAGTGTACTTCAATGTAATGTGGGAAACAGGAGTCCTGTTTATCTTTGCGCTTTGTATCCTGTGAGTTCTGAGTCGTTGCAACTAAATTTGGAATTTGAGGAGGCAGATGACGTTGTTTTCTCTGTTATTGGTCCTCGAAGCGTTTTCCTCACTGGTTACTATCTGCGCGGTGCTGGGCAAGAGTT AGAACCTTGTGGGGAAGATATTGTTGACACGGAAACAGAGAGGTCTGAGGATAGTGATGAAGACGAGTATGAAGATAGTTTTATCAACGATGATGATCTGGAAGTGTACCCACCTTCTCCCGTTTCTGATGGTGGAG AGATATTGGATAATGAGAAACCCAAGAATAGGAAGGATAGTCGTATACGGCTTAGGAAGAAGTACCAAATCTGTGAGTCTGACGATGAGGGATGTTCTCAACAAAAAGATACAGTGAAAGGTAGCAGCAGTGAGCTAGCATTGCAAAGTGAAGATGATGACAGCGTCCCAATTTCATATCTCTACAAGAGTAAAACCACCGCAAATAAAACAACAGAGGAAGTTGAAGGAAACACTAACAAGGAAACATGTGAAACCAGTAATAAGAAGACAGAAGATGGAAATTATGTTATTGAACCAACAAGAACAGCTGACAATGTTGTTTCAGGTCAGCCGAAAATTACCATAGAAAAAACAACAGAGGAAATAGAAGGAAAGACTGACAAGGGAACAGGTGAAACGAGTGACCAGAAGGCAGAAGATGATGGAAATTATGCTAttcaaccaaaaagaaaagcccATGATGTTTTTATAGATGGTCAGTCTAAAACCACCATGAAGGAAAGAACAGAGGAAGTCGATGGCAGAGCTGACAAGGGAACAGGTGAAACGAGTTACAAGAGGACAGAAGAACTTGAACTGTcagatactgttatgctgcctTCCACTGAAGTGGGCTGTGAAGATGGTGAAAGGCctaagaagaaaaggaaagaacggGAAAAGGAGGAGAGGACATGTGAAGCTGAAAGTAAGCATTACAATTTTGTTAAGGAGGATAAAGCCCAGCAAAATGAGTCAAATGCTGAGAACAGGGTCCAAGATTTTCCTTTAAGAGATAAGGCAGCCAATGATAA GGAAGCTGAATTGCTGGATAAATTTTTTCTGCCTTCCACTAAAGTGGGGTCTGAAGATGGTgaaaaaccaaagaagaaaaggaaagaacgtCTCAAGGAGGGGAAAGCATTTGGTAAGGACAGCAATATTGTTAAAGAGGATAAAGTGCAGCAAGATGAGGTCAAGGCTAACAATATGATCCTAGGATCTCT CAGGGAAGTTGAACTGCCTGAAAATCCTTTGCTGCCTTCCACCAAAATAGGCTCTGAAGTTggtgaaaaacttaaaaagaagagTAAACAACAGGCAAGGGATGTAAAAATTTCTAAAACTGACAGTAAGCATAACAACGGTGTCAGGGAAGACAGAGCTCAGCAAAATGAAGCAAAGGCTAATGACATTGTCCAGGGTCTGCCAATGACAGACGAACAAAATCAGAATTTAGCCAATGACAA GAGTTTTGACAGCAATGTTCGTGAATTTGATGATGAAAATCATTCCAAGGAGAAGaatattaagaagaagaaaaagagtagAACCCAGGAGAATGTGGAAGCTGTGAACAAGAATATATCCCTTCTGTCAGTAGACAAGATTGAGAACAAGGAAGTTAATGACAAGTCGTCTCAAGTTCAGACCTTGTCTAATGGATTAATGATTGAGGTGCTAGAAATGGGTAAACCAGACGGCAAAGTTGCTGCTTTTGGGAAAAAG ATCAGCATCAATTACAATGGCAAGTTGAAAGAGAATGGAGAATCATTTGACTCAAATGTTGGTGCTGCTCCCTACAAGTTTCGCCTAG GTGTGGGAAAAGTGATCGAGGGTTGGGATATCGGTCTCGATG GGATGCGAGTAGGTGAAAAGAGAAGACTTATCATCCCACCATCAATGGG TTTTGGGAGTGAAGGATGTGGTGAAAACGTACCACCAGACTCATGGCTGGAATATGACGTGGAATTAGTTAAAGTCCATTGA